CGCCATCAGTTCAATCAAGCCAATTAATTTTTTCGCTCAGTTTGATAGTTTTTATCAATCATTTTTCCGCTGCAATACGCAAAAGAAAAATCCGTCGGATCCCTGAATGTCTGGCCGAATCCGCGCCATTCCAGCTACTACAGTGAGTGCATGCGTCATCCCTGCGGGGAGTTCGGCAACGCGCCAATCCGGATGGCGCGCCAAAAAGGACGCGATCTGCATCTCGTTCTCTTCACGCCAGAGGCTGCAGGTGGCGTAGATCAGCAGGCCATCGGTTTTCGTCAACCGCACACCATCATCGAGTAGTTGCGCCTGCGTGGCGCACAAGGCCTCCAGATCAGGCGGAATCTGACGCAACTCGGGATGGCGACGCCACGTACCCGAACCCGAACACGGCGCGTCGATTAGCACCCGATCAAACGGCCCGCGCCGTTGCAGCTCCGGGTCGGCGCTGTCCGCAATGGGCTGACACTCGATGTTGCGCCAACCCGCCCGCGCACTGCGTTCCGGCAAGCGCGCGAGGCGCTCGGCTTCGGTATCGCAAGCCAAGACATGTCCCTGCTCGCCAACAGCTTCGGCCAAGCCCAAAGACTTGCCGCCCGCACCGGCACACAGATCCAACACGTGCTGCCCTGATTGCGCCTGACATGCTTCGACAATCCACTGACTGCCGGCATCCTGAATTTCAAACGCACCGGCGTGATACGCATCCAGGGACGTGAGCGGCTTGTTGTCACTCAGCCTCAGGCCGTTGGGCAACCCCGGGATCGGCGTACTCTCCAATCCCAAGGCGAGCAGCGTTTCCGCCAGTGCGCGGGGTTCGGTTACGGCCGAATTGACGCGAATATCGACTGGCGCCCGAGCAAGAAGCGCTTTTGCAACCGCCGCCGCATCGCTGCCAAAGGCCGCTTCCAACCGTGCCATATCCTCATCACGCAAACCAAAACGCTTCGCCGGACTGCTGCGGGCGATCCGTTCGACCATATCAATCTGCGGTCTGGCAACCACCCCCGTCAATTCGGCCAGGGTCTCATCCAGCAATCCGGCCAGATGAACCGCCATGCCCACGCGCCCTAGCGCCGAAGCAACCTCGCCGGGCGGCACCCCCAGCAATTCATCCAATAGCCGCCAGTGCCGCAGGACAAAAAACACCAGGGTTTGCAGTTGCGCCCGGTCGCGTTTGCCCATTTGTCGCTCGGCACGAAAGCAATGCTGCAATGCGCGATCACTCGGTACGCCATCCGACAAAATCACATCGAGAACGGCGGCCGCACGCTGAATCTGTTGTGGGAAAACGCGGGGCACCGGCAGTTCCGGTTTGGGTAATGTAAACAGTTGATCTGGCATGGTGGCCTTCATTGAATGAGTAATGGTGTGTGGATCGGGGCGTGCCTGCGCGTTCGGCAGGGCCGCAGACAGATGTTAATATGGCTTCAAGCACAGGGGTATTCACTGGCCTTGCCCTTGAACACCCCCATCGCCACAACCCATGCCATGGCAAATCACCATGACTTGCAAACCTGCATCAGGAAAACGGAACGTATGAAGCACTCGCCCGTCGCATTGAATTTTGAGGAATCCGGAGGTGGGTTGCCCGTCATCATTATGCACGGTTTGTTCGGCTCTCTGGCGAATTGGCGCGGTGTGGCCCGCAATCTGGCGGATACTTATCGCGTTATCAACCTTGATCTTCGCAACCATGGCCGCTCACCCTGGGCAGACGATCTGAGTTATGAAGCCATGGCCGCCGATGTGCTGGCGCTCATGGATCGACTCGGTCTTGAGCGGGCCAAACTGCTCGGTCACTCTCTCGGCGGTAAATTGGCGATGGTACTGGCAGACCAGGCGCCGGAGCGTTTTACGCAACTGGTGGTGGTCGACATCGCCCCCAAAGCCTATCCCGCCTGGCATCAGGATGTCTTCGCGGGATTACGAGCGGTCGATCTGGATCATCTGGCATCACGAGAACAAGCGCGAAGCCAAATGGGACAATTCATCTTCGACCCGGAAGTTCGCGCCTTTCTTGCCGCCAATCTCAGCCATAACACGCAATCTGGACAGGGCGCATGGCGCTGGCGGTTCAATCTGGACGTGTTGCAGCAGTCTTATCTGGAAACGTCACAAATGCCCGACCTACAGGGATTTTTCTGCGGGCCGGCTCTATTTGTCCGTGGCGCCGGCTCCGCCTACATCGAGCCGGACGATCGCTCGATCATCATCCGAGACTTTCCCGGCGGCTGCATACACACCCTCAAGAAAGCCAAACACTGGCCACATGTCGAAGACCCGCAGGGCTTCATGAACGCCATACGACACTTCTTTATTGACGGCTGCAAAGGAATCAATAAAACATCCTGAAATAAATTCTCTAAAAAATAAGGACATGTAGACTAATTCGCCATCTATCTCATGTCCGCCATGCACAATAAAGTGGATTCCGCCCTCATCTTTTACACGCAGTGCATTCAGAAATCCGGCCTCAAATTCGAGCAAACCTATTCTAGCGCCACTCCTGAGTAGGAAAATTCCTACAAAATAAATCGTAAAATCTGACGGAACTCTGCTCGATTCCCACTATGACCCGTCACAATCCTTCGGCATGATGCACCTGTGTTTAGTACACAGCGGGCAGGAAGCCCCATCGCCTTGATCAAGGATTGATTAAGGCGCTTACCGGAAAGGATTCGATACTGCTCACGGAAGAGTAGCGAAGGTATGCATGAAAACCTGGCGGATGGATTCGCCTCGGACGTCACATCAGGACGATGGGACACACAGCCCAGGATGGGCTACCCAAGGATGAATCAGGCAAGGATGGAATACACGGAAGACAGTACTCGGAACCGAATGGAATCGGCACCCCAAGGAAGACCTCTAAGGAAGACCTCTAGGTACGACCATTAGGGACACCCCTCAAGGATGACAATTGGGGACAAATTCACAGGATGAATGATTAGGATCATCGGCAAGGAAAGTCCGGCAAGGACGATTCAGGATCATGAATTGAACCGTCGCTCATGACGAGCGCCATGAGCCAGGATTGCTCTGCTAGATCGAGACTCATGCGTAAGAGTTCGGTCGCCCACAGAAGGGCTGTGCTTTTCCACCAAAAAACCCATGACGGGGGAAATCAGGATCGAACCGCAGGATGGGTTCCATGCCACTGGATGGCATTTCTCACGAAAGCCGCTTACCAGCGCACACTGTTTATGAACTTACTTCTCATCGGTCTTTTTTGAACCGATTGCTGCCGTCCATCGCCCCCTGATAGACTGCGCGCGCCATGCACACCAAACTATTCGATTACACGCTCCCCCCCGAACTCATCGCGCACCGCCCCATCGAGCCACGCGAACACGCGCGCCTGCTCGTTCTTGAGAAAGAACACACGCCCAACGATCTCAGAGAATGCCGCATTGCCGACTTCCCCGACCTGCTTCACCCGGGTGACCTGCTGATCCTCAACAATACACGCGTCATCCCGGCCCGCGTATTCGGCCACAAGGCCAGTGGTGGCAAGATCGAGGTGCTCATCGAACGGCTTCAGGATGGGTTTAGCGCCTGGTGTCATATCCGAGCCAGTAAATCGCCCGCGCCCGGCACAACGCTCCATATGGATGGACAGGCCACGCTCACGGTCAAGAATCGCCAAGATGCCTTGTTTCTCGTCGAGCTCACACCGGATTCGCTCAATCCCGATGTGCTGACCTGGCTCAATCGTGCCGGTCATATGCCGCTGCCGCCTTATATCGATCGGGCAGACGACGCGCAGGACCGACACGATTACCAAACCGTGTTTGCCGCCCATGATGGCGCCGTGGCTGCGCCCACAGCCAGCCTGCATCTGACCGAAAACCTGCTCGAACAGATTGCCGCCAAGGGCGTGAAGACGGCCTTTGTGACCCTGCATGTGGGCGCTGGCACCTTTCAGCCGGTTCGCGTGGACAACATTCAAGAACACACCATGCACAGCGAATGGCTGAATGTACCGGAGGAAACGGTCGCTGCCATTGATGCCACGCGCGAACGCGGTGGACGCGTCGTTTGCGTGGGCACCACGGCCCTGCGCGCCATCGAGACGGCAGCGAGGGAAAATCCAACAGCGGCGGCCCAGCGCCGCATCGCCCCCTATCAAGGCGACACGCGCCTTTTTCTTTATCCGGGGCAACCGGTCCATGTCACCGATGCGCTGCTGACCAACTTTCACTTACCCCAATCGACCTTGCTGATGCTGGTGAGCGCTTTGGCTGGACGGGAGCGTATTCTGGCTGCCTACGATTATGCGGTTCGCGCCGGTTTCCGGTTTTTCAGTTACGGTGATGCCATGTTCATTCCCGTCAACCAGTCAATAGCGCCTGCTGGCGGGGAACAGTCACATGCAATTTGATCTCATCCACACCGATGGCACGGCGCGGCGCGGCCAGCTTCAGTTTATGCGCGGCACGATTCAAACACCGGCCTTTATGCCGGTGGGTACTTACGGCACGGTCAAGGCGGTCGATCCACAGGAAATCGAGGCCTTGGGTGCCGAGATCATTCTGAGCAATACCTTTCACCTGATGCTTCGACCGGGCACCGACGTCATTCGTGCCCATGGCGACCTGCACGACTTTATGGGTTGGAACAAACCGATCCTGACGGACTCCGGCGGCTTTCAGGTGTTCTCGTTGGCCGAAATGCGCAAAATCACCGAGGAAGGTGCGCGGTTTCAATCGCCGGTAGATGGCTCACCTGTCATGCTGACCCCCGAACGTTCCATGCAGATTCAGCACGAACTGGGTTCGGACATCGTCATGATTTTCGACGAATGCACACCGTACCCCGCCACGGAAGTGCAGGCAGCGGAATCCATGCGCCTGTCCTTACGTTGGGCGGCGCGTTCGCGCACGGCATTCGATACCCTCAAGCCCGACAACACCGACACTGCTTTGTTCGGCATCGTTCAGGGCGGCATGTATCCCGCGCTGCGTCGAGAGTCGGCCATAGGCCTATTGAACATAGGCTTTGATGGCTATGCGATTGGCGGCCTCTCCGTCGGTGAACCGCTGGATGAACGCAATCAGGTTCTGGAAGCCACGACCCCGCTGCTCCCTCAAGATAAACCCCGTTACCTGATGGGTGTGGGCAAACCGGAGGATTTGGTAGAATCCGTGGCCCGCGGCATGGACATGTTCGATTGCGTGATGCCGACACGAAACGCGCGCAATGGCCACTTGTTCACCCGCTACGGCGACATCAAACTGCGCAATGCCCGTTATGCCAGCGACACGCGCCCGCTCGACGAAACCTGCACCTGCACCACCTGCCAGCGTTTTTCCCGCGCCTATCTGAAACACCTGGATAAATGCAAAGAGGTGCTTGGCCCACGACTCAACACCATTCATAACCTGCATTACTACCAAACACTGATGCAAGAAATCCGCGTGGCCATTGAAGACAATGCATTCGAAGCATTCCGGACAACATTCCACGCCGATCGCGCACGGGGAATTGACGCGTAAAATCAGCCCACCAACCGAGGTTCCCTAAAATGCAGGGAACTTGACCGCGCTGTGGCATACTAATGTGCGTTTTTTCGCGGAGCCGCTACCCCGGCATCCATTGTTTGAACTCATTTTCAAAAGATGTAAGGAATTCCGAGCCATGTTTTTTATTTCCGACGCCCTGGCAGAAGCCGCACCGGCAGCCGCACAGCAGCCCAACATGATTGCAACCTTCCTGCCCTTGATCCTGATCTTCGGTGTGATGTACTTCCTGCTCATCCGCCCTCAAGTCAAGCGCCAGAAAGAGTTGAAAAAGCTGGTCGAGTCCATCGAAAAAGGCGATGAAATCATCACCAACGGTGGCTTACTGGGCCGGGTTATCAAAGTGACCGACGCATTCCTGATCGTTGAAGTGGCCGATGGCATGACGATTGTGGTTCAGCGCGGTGCGGTGAGTTCCGTCATGCCCAAAGGCACGCTCAAGGACACCCGCGAAGCCTGATGCGTGGTGGCGCTCATACTGCGCTTCGCATGCCAACATCCGTAAATGGTTTTTACGGATTCTTTGGCGGGCATATTTCCCTGGATTTCCCAGGGCTTATTTTCTGGGTTCATTCATGAAGAATGGGCCCTTGTTCGAGCCCCATCGGGGCTGATTCAATACAGGCGTTCACGATGAATCGTTATCCGTGGTGGAAAAACCTGCTGATTATCCTGGTGCTTTTGCTGGGCATTTTCTTCGCATTACCCAATATATACGGTGAGAATCCGGCACTGCAAATTTCCAAGCGCAATGCCGTCATGGATCAGGCCGCCGTTGATAAGGCAGTGGCCGCACTCAAGGCCGCCAACATCCCCGTCAAAAGCGCCCGCCTCGAAGACAAGGACGGCTTGATCCAGTTCACCTCCACAGATGCGCAGCTCAAAGCGGTCAATGTCGTGCGCGAAGCACTGGGTGAAAATTATCCGGTAGCACTAAACCTCGCCCCAGCAGCACCACGCTGGATGCAGAACCTAGGCGCCAAGCCAATGTATTTGGGGCTCGATTTGCGCGGTGGTGTGCACTTTTTGATGCAAATTGACATGCAGGCCGCCATCAAGACCGCGCTGGAGCGGCGGGTTGATGGCATGCGCGGCGACCTGCGTCAGGCAAACATCCGCTATGTGGCCGCCGATGTTGAAAATGGCGACGAAATCGCCCTGCGATTCCCGGACGCCGCGGCCCGCGATGCCGCACTCAAATCCATGGCTGGCAACTACCCCGAGCTGAAATTCAGTACCGATGAACGCAACGGTCAGCCTTTCCTTACAGCCAAATTCACGGATGTCGGCGCCACCGCCGAGCGCAAGGCAGCCGTGGACCAGAACATCACCACTCTGCGCAATCGCGTCAACGAACTGGGGGTCGCCGAACCGCTGATTCAGCAGCAGGGCGATGACCGAATCGTGGTCGAACTGCCCGGCATTCAGGACACGGTTCGCGCCAAGGAGATCATTGGTGCTACCGCGACACTGGAATTCCGACTTGTCTCCGGTACACCGACTGATTGGGTCGATGCCGAGCAGAGTGGCCGCGTGCCGCCGGATGCGCGGCTCTATCACGAAAAAGATGGCCGACCAGTTCTGCTCAAGCGCCAGGTCATCGTGACCGGCGACCGCATTACGGGCGCTTCATCCGGCTTCGACCAACGCTCGGGCTCACCGGCCGTATTCGTGAATCTGGATGGCCAAGGTGCGCGCCGAATGGCCGATATTACCGGTCAGAACATCGGCAAGCAGATGGGCGTGGTGTTCATCGAGCATCGTACCGAAACGAAGATAGTTGATGGCAAGCCAGTCAAAGACAAAAAGGTCATTCAGCAGGTGATCAACGTCGCCACC
This region of Halothiobacillus neapolitanus c2 genomic DNA includes:
- a CDS encoding RsmB/NOP family class I SAM-dependent RNA methyltransferase, translated to MPDQLFTLPKPELPVPRVFPQQIQRAAAVLDVILSDGVPSDRALQHCFRAERQMGKRDRAQLQTLVFFVLRHWRLLDELLGVPPGEVASALGRVGMAVHLAGLLDETLAELTGVVARPQIDMVERIARSSPAKRFGLRDEDMARLEAAFGSDAAAVAKALLARAPVDIRVNSAVTEPRALAETLLALGLESTPIPGLPNGLRLSDNKPLTSLDAYHAGAFEIQDAGSQWIVEACQAQSGQHVLDLCAGAGGKSLGLAEAVGEQGHVLACDTEAERLARLPERSARAGWRNIECQPIADSADPELQRRGPFDRVLIDAPCSGSGTWRRHPELRQIPPDLEALCATQAQLLDDGVRLTKTDGLLIYATCSLWREENEMQIASFLARHPDWRVAELPAGMTHALTVVAGMARIRPDIQGSDGFFFCVLQRKND
- a CDS encoding alpha/beta fold hydrolase, with product MSNGVWIGACLRVRQGRRQMLIWLQAQGYSLALPLNTPIATTHAMANHHDLQTCIRKTERMKHSPVALNFEESGGGLPVIIMHGLFGSLANWRGVARNLADTYRVINLDLRNHGRSPWADDLSYEAMAADVLALMDRLGLERAKLLGHSLGGKLAMVLADQAPERFTQLVVVDIAPKAYPAWHQDVFAGLRAVDLDHLASREQARSQMGQFIFDPEVRAFLAANLSHNTQSGQGAWRWRFNLDVLQQSYLETSQMPDLQGFFCGPALFVRGAGSAYIEPDDRSIIIRDFPGGCIHTLKKAKHWPHVEDPQGFMNAIRHFFIDGCKGINKTS
- the queA gene encoding tRNA preQ1(34) S-adenosylmethionine ribosyltransferase-isomerase QueA, with translation MHTKLFDYTLPPELIAHRPIEPREHARLLVLEKEHTPNDLRECRIADFPDLLHPGDLLILNNTRVIPARVFGHKASGGKIEVLIERLQDGFSAWCHIRASKSPAPGTTLHMDGQATLTVKNRQDALFLVELTPDSLNPDVLTWLNRAGHMPLPPYIDRADDAQDRHDYQTVFAAHDGAVAAPTASLHLTENLLEQIAAKGVKTAFVTLHVGAGTFQPVRVDNIQEHTMHSEWLNVPEETVAAIDATRERGGRVVCVGTTALRAIETAARENPTAAAQRRIAPYQGDTRLFLYPGQPVHVTDALLTNFHLPQSTLLMLVSALAGRERILAAYDYAVRAGFRFFSYGDAMFIPVNQSIAPAGGEQSHAI
- the tgt gene encoding tRNA guanosine(34) transglycosylase Tgt gives rise to the protein MQFDLIHTDGTARRGQLQFMRGTIQTPAFMPVGTYGTVKAVDPQEIEALGAEIILSNTFHLMLRPGTDVIRAHGDLHDFMGWNKPILTDSGGFQVFSLAEMRKITEEGARFQSPVDGSPVMLTPERSMQIQHELGSDIVMIFDECTPYPATEVQAAESMRLSLRWAARSRTAFDTLKPDNTDTALFGIVQGGMYPALRRESAIGLLNIGFDGYAIGGLSVGEPLDERNQVLEATTPLLPQDKPRYLMGVGKPEDLVESVARGMDMFDCVMPTRNARNGHLFTRYGDIKLRNARYASDTRPLDETCTCTTCQRFSRAYLKHLDKCKEVLGPRLNTIHNLHYYQTLMQEIRVAIEDNAFEAFRTTFHADRARGIDA
- the yajC gene encoding preprotein translocase subunit YajC, whose protein sequence is MFFISDALAEAAPAAAQQPNMIATFLPLILIFGVMYFLLIRPQVKRQKELKKLVESIEKGDEIITNGGLLGRVIKVTDAFLIVEVADGMTIVVQRGAVSSVMPKGTLKDTREA
- the secD gene encoding protein translocase subunit SecD, giving the protein MNRYPWWKNLLIILVLLLGIFFALPNIYGENPALQISKRNAVMDQAAVDKAVAALKAANIPVKSARLEDKDGLIQFTSTDAQLKAVNVVREALGENYPVALNLAPAAPRWMQNLGAKPMYLGLDLRGGVHFLMQIDMQAAIKTALERRVDGMRGDLRQANIRYVAADVENGDEIALRFPDAAARDAALKSMAGNYPELKFSTDERNGQPFLTAKFTDVGATAERKAAVDQNITTLRNRVNELGVAEPLIQQQGDDRIVVELPGIQDTVRAKEIIGATATLEFRLVSGTPTDWVDAEQSGRVPPDARLYHEKDGRPVLLKRQVIVTGDRITGASSGFDQRSGSPAVFVNLDGQGARRMADITGQNIGKQMGVVFIEHRTETKIVDGKPVKDKKVIQQVINVATIQDQLANRFQITGLDSPEEARDLALLLRAGALRAPMDIVEERTVGPSLGAQNIQSGVNASILGFALVAVFMLIYYRVFGVTAIVALGVNLILIVAVLSMLQATLTLPGIAGMVLTLGIAVDANVLINERIREELRNGLTPHAAIKAGYERAFATIIDSHVTTLLAAIVLFALGAGAVKGFAVTLTIGILASLFTAIMVTRALVNLIYGRRVRLNKISI